In Marinifilum sp. JC120, the sequence AACAGCTTGAATCCATGTACCGGACTTATGCGGAAGAAATGATGCAGACCCAGCAGCAAATTATGATGGTGAAGCAAAATATTGATCAGTACGTCAACATGGTCAAGAACACCATACGCCTGCCCTTTGCCATTAAAAACAGTGTGATCAGAGACTTTAAACAATTGGCGTCCCTTACCATGGGGTTACGTGAAACAGTTGCAGATATTGATGTGCTGGGCGGAGTTTATCATGCCGCTTATCCAAATTTCAACTCAGCTAAAGAACTGGTTGGTCTTCCGGCCAGTGAAGTGAATCCCCAGTATTACGAATACTACAGCAAGTGGTCTGGTCGTGTAGATGAAGCGACCGAAGCCACCTTTAAACTCTCCGGGCAGCAGCTCAAAGAAATCAGTGAGTCAGAAGAATTTGATTCGTATATCGATGAACTTTTGAGCACCCCGGAAGGACGCATGCAGGCATTAGAAGCTGCCAATCAACTCTCTTCCATCCAAATTTCAGAGATGCGGAAACTGCGCGCCCTCATGGCAATGCATATCCAAAATCAAGCGCAGATCCAGCAGAAGAAGGA encodes:
- the trbJ gene encoding P-type conjugative transfer protein TrbJ, which encodes QLESMYRTYAEEMMQTQQQIMMVKQNIDQYVNMVKNTIRLPFAIKNSVIRDFKQLASLTMGLRETVADIDVLGGVYHAAYPNFNSAKELVGLPASEVNPQYYEYYSKWSGRVDEATEATFKLSGQQLKEISESEEFDSYIDELLSTPEGRMQALEAANQLSSIQISEMRKLRALMAMHIQNQAQIQQKKEKIDQIKALRLKQFYDTTEAREKLKTYLGRKVN